The following is a genomic window from Vitis vinifera cultivar Pinot Noir 40024 chromosome 6, ASM3070453v1.
GTACAAGAATTGGCCAGTGCAAATTTCTTGGGAGAAGGTAGTGTGTAGTTCGAGTAAAcctttatatttgattttcatatttaatagaaTCGTTATGCAATCAATAAAACCATGGTTCTTACATTTGTAGGTCTTTTGTGAGATTATGTAGATGATTTTTCATGTAAATCactaatattatgatataatTGAATTTTATCATATCCCTAGATATTTTGAATTGgtcaaaaaagtaaaaaataaaatttctctaaattttgaattttaggcTTAAAACTCAACACCATTAACCCTATATTTAGATACATAGTTTCACAAACCAAGTTAAagactttcaaataaaatccaGGGAATCAGAAGATGAAAGCTTCTCAAATCACAATGTGAGAATTATCTTATTAAAACTCAAAGAAGATTAGTGACTCACAAAAAGAATGTAATTTCATTTAATATCATTCTTTACAACAATGAATAAAGAATCATAACTCACAATTTGTAGTAAGGTACAATGAAACAAATGTAGCTATTAGACGACACAATGAAACCAAGTGTTTAGGCTTTTAGGGATCATTACCATCCCCCACCAATTTGATTTTCCTCCTACGAGGAATTCAAATTAGCTAGATTTAGCACCATTTCTATAGAAGGATGATAGAATATCATGTGCTATTAATTGGATCTATTCAAAGGCCAGAAGTGAAAGGAACGTTGGTAGATGGTAACCAGGAATTGCCGGAGATGAAGTTACCAACCGTGAACTTTGCTGCTTCGGTTGAGCTAGTAATCACATGATAGCCAGCCCATTTTACCCTACCAGATGTGGATGACCCGTCGCCTGTATTCATGTACTCTCCATAATACAGTGTGTTTAGGGCAAAGTTACCACTCCATTCCAACCAACCTGCCGAGTTTATTAGGCTATCAAGGTAGGTCTTTAGGAAGACGGTCCGAGAATATTCTTTCCATGGCCTTCCAAGGTATGTCTTGACCGAGCCTTGGACTGGCTTTAGATCGGAAGCAGCGGTAACCTTACAGTCGTGTATGGAAATTCCAGTGTTTTGGTTAGGGTCAGTCCTGCCTTGGGCAGTTACTGTGTTGATCTTGTTGGGAGGGTTACGAGCATAAATGTTGCAATTTTGAAACACAACTGCAGCATTCCCAAATATGAAATCCACAGTCCCATATATATCGCATCCTCTATAGAACTGTCGCTCAGAGTAAGTGTAGAGAGTATCTTGGTACCCTTCAAAGCTACATTGGTAATACACTGAGAGGTCAGACCCGGATCGTAGAGCCACTGACTGGTGGTTGGATGCTCCAGCGGTGTTACGGAATGTCATGCCACGAGCTATGAAGCCATCTCCAACCACAGCTGAAATTCAAAACCACAATCACATGTCTTAGCGATTAACATAATGCTTATAGGTGACCCTTAATACGAAGTACACAATTCAAATCAATCTCTCAAATTCTTAATTGTGTGTAAGACATGGAATAACATCAATGTAAGAGCTTAGAGAATAGACACTTACCAACTGTAGCTGACTTGAATGTAGTAGAGCCTCCCCCCACACTCTTACTTCCGGTAACTATGGTCTTTCCAATTCCATCACCCACCAACATTATATTCTTCAAACCGCTTCCAATTTGAACATTCTCACTATATGTCCCTGCCTTCACATATATCACATGCCTTCCACTTCCTGATCGCTTGGATGCTGCAGTGATTGCTGCTCCGATTGTCGTGTAATCCCCTGAGCCATCTTTTGACACCACAATATTCGCCTGCGAAGCCAGTGAAGAAGACTGCAAAAGCTTTCGGTCACCAGGTTTCACCCAAGTTGGGTAACCCCCTTTGTAACTAGGCTCGGCATATGGAACTTTGTTGATGGATAGAGTGTTACTAATCAACTTGGAAACATTGTTGGACATTGAGGGCAAAAGGTAGTCTGACACACCAAGCTCGATGAACCCGTCTTGGCATGTTTGGAGGTTGGTAAGAGCAGTGCTGAGCCATGTTTGAGCGTCAACTTGGGTGCACCTAGTGTTGGGATCAAGAGTTTTATTGAGCTTAAGAATGGTGTGCTCGTAGAGCTCAAGACAATCATTCCACGCAGCCTTTTCTCACTCATTCCGACACTTGGAGCCTAGGGAAAGGGTGTCACCATGAGCAATTATGGCACGTTCTAAAGCAAGTTGCATTGATAAGTTGAGAAAATCGGACTTTTGTTTGATGAGGGATTGATCAGTCTTTTGGCTCAAAAAGTAGTCACAAGGTTGAGGGTTGGGTGTAGGAATGGCAATTTCGTGGGTTTCCCAGGTCACCCGCCCCTATTGGGACGGGTATAGGAACATGGCAATCGGGGATGGGCCGGGttcaggattttttttaaaacccgaaTCGGGTTCGGGGCGGGGTCGGGTGTAGTTATAATTtgacccgccccgccccgccccgaatATGAAATTACTACTTTACCCCCACTTATAAATATTAGCTTCCTCTCCTCATTTTAGGTCTTCTTCTCTCAGTTCTCATTCCTATCGATGCTAGGGTTTTTCCTCCCACTCAATGGAGAAATCCATCAAATAATCCATTCGAAAATCCATTTCCTCTCGATTCATCCTTGAATCCGTTTCTTGCGAATCTTAATAGGGGCTAAGCAGATCTTATCGTCAAAGCCATTGATTCCTTTAAATCAATCAAATGCTTCAATCTTCCGGACACACACACGCTCTCTGCTTGGATctgtttctttctctctcaaagAAATGGCTCTGAGGTCTCTGGATAATGCTCTCCCGACAACACCGGAAAGGCCCAAAAAGCAAGTGAAAGTTGCAGTTTCAATTCAGAAACAGTCTGATTTTGGTGTGAATGATGAGAACAAAGCTCCATTGCCACCAACTGCAGATGCCACCATTGACTACATCTCTTCTGAGAATCTTAAAGCCATGCCTGACCCAGAAACCCAGATAACTGTAAGTCTCCCTCTCTCAGTGGCTCCTCTAGAGGGAAACTTTACTTGTGATTTGAGTTAATTGTGTGTATTTCGTTTGGAAATGAAGGGTTTGACTGAGGGATTGGATTCCAAGGATTGGGCCAAGGTGTGTGAATCTCTGAACGACGCTAGGCGGTTTGCGCTGTATCATTCCGCTCTGATGGCACCGATCTTGTAAgggaatttctaattttgaaatgtttttcgGAAAATGAAGATAGGGGTCGGCTGATGTTTGTGGTGTTTGCAGAGAAAAAGTGATGTTGGTGCTGGTGAAGGCCATGAAGAACCTTAGAAGTGCTCTGTCCAAGACCTCTATCATGGCTTCAACTGATATCTTCAATACTTTTGGTGATGAGTTGCTTCAGCCCCGCCCCGCCCCAACAACACATACCCGGGTCGGGACGGGCCAGGGCTGGGATTTAATTTTAACTCTATAACGGGGATGGGAatgccccgccccgccccgccccgggtttgggacgggtttgggaaataactaaatattttgggacgggaatgggataggggtgacccgtcccaaacccgcccgttgccattcctagtTGGGTGTCTGGCTGCACCATGATTTTACATCATCGAAGGAGTAAACAGAGATGAGAGGAGTAAGGAGGGACAGGAGTACAAGAGCTATAAAAGCCATGGCTACAGGCTTTGAGTGATGAACAATGGATGTAATGAAATGGGGTGAGTTTGGTAGGTAGCTTAGGGCTTTTGATGAAGGTTTGTGTGGGGATGATGGCTTCAATGGTTGCTTGATATAGAGGCAGTAGCAATGGGGATATGTGGCTTTGAGCAGGCAATATCAAGTTTGATTATATCTTCATACAGAGGGAGGAATTAATGTTTAGGATGTAGCTAGCATTATTGACCTTTTCATGCAGAATATATGTGTATATGTTGACCAGTTGAAAAAGAGGAGGAAACCAGGGAAGGTCATGCATGGAACGCTTTCATCCTCACCTTCTTGTAGTGTGGGCCAGCAGACAATATCAAGTGGACGATACAACCAGCTGGTCAAAGGATTGGCATGGATCTACGTGCCCATTGTTTCATTTGGTTCAGAGTCACGCTACCTTAATGaatatttggaaatataaaaatcaGCATGCATGTCTGTAATACTTTTGAAATCAATGCTCCACTGTTACAGAGCCTACTTTTCTGAATATCACTTTTCAAGAGCCAAAACATTATCCTCTATAGAGTTTAATCATGGTCAACAGCGACTCGCTTTCAGCTAAACTTTTGAGGGAGCCAGTTCCATGCCTAACCTGgctagaaaattaaatttaaaccaGTAGTATGAAAGACGGCGTCACCTTAATTTCAGAAAACTATGCATGCAAAACACGATGACAAACACCAATTTTCTTCAGTACTTGTGCCCCTTTGactctcaaatttttattattatgtcaCGTGCATGTGACCTGGCCCCATATATATGGTTAATTGAGCCATCCAGACGTGACCCCCTTTGGCTAACAATTAAATCCTTCAGAAGACTTGAGAGGAAAAGTATAACGCTTTAGGAATCTGTGTTCTACTTTCATTTGCAAGGAAGATGTTAGACATCACATATTATAAGTcgaatattatttaaatttgcaGGATTTTGACATGGGTTCGGTCTAATCATTCAAAACCTTCATTGCATTGGACCCAGAAAATGTTGGCATATTCATTTGTGACATCATTATTAgtatactttttaaatttatttcctttattttaaaaattattttgtgatgcATGAgattaacttttatttatattgaattCTGGTTCTTCTAGATATGTGTCAATATTCAACATATTCAACATTTTTAGTAAttattaatacaaaaatagaaagtattaataaatattatttggagaaagtttcctttaatttttattattaataaataataaaatctattgGTCCCAATTCGGATAAACGTACTAAATTAACAACTttgttaaattcataaaataataatattttagaaatttataagCCCAAAGaagtataaattaataattaataaaatacataataGACATTTAACATCGGAGTAAGTTTcctttaattttagtttatgttcAGCCATAGACATTAGAATAAATACATGAGTAAATAGAAGTTCATAAAATAGtattaactaattttttataacttctatCTTTCTAGATTGACTTCTTCTACATGTAATCACACACTTGAAGCCTCttttatttaagaatatttttatcttttaactattttttaatttttgaaattctttaCGTTTCTATATATGAAGTTTTCACCACATTCATTGTTTGTATATTTATAAATCATACGTGTACAAGAATGAGCAATAGAACTATAATACTCtttataaattcataaatattcatttatcaatagattaataaattattcatttatccATAAATTAATAAGCTcattaagataataatttctcttgattccaagtattattttataagggCTTATGCAGGAGTATTAGGGCCACTAGTCTATAtgaagaatataaaattttaataataatgattctaccaaatattcttttataagaAGCTCTTAATCCCAATCAACTTCCCTTAAGACCATATTTGGCACACAAGAGCGAGAATCGAAATGGACATCACATTCTTTTTTTCATCCATTCTATATTTAGATCATTAATTCCCTTAATactagttatttttaaataaacttttcagaaaataaaaggtcaaaaacttatttgaataaattgtttttaaaactagttttttattttgtttttgtagaaaaattatatattgaatttatataatataaactaaatttaattcatttcttattaaaaataaaaaataatttttaattaaaaataaatttaaaaattaaatattttttaataaaatatgaatattaatattataataaaaattataaattatattttttataaatattagaaaaatacgGATATTAACATTCTCATAAAagtataattgatttattttgttaaaaataaataataataataataataa
Proteins encoded in this region:
- the LOC109122747 gene encoding uncharacterized protein LOC109122747, giving the protein MALRSLDNALPTTPERPKKQVKVAVSIQKQSDFGVNDENKAPLPPTADATIDYISSENLKAMPDPETQITGLTEGLDSKDWAKVCESLNDARRFALYHSALMAPILEKVMLVLVKAMKNLRSALSKTSIMASTDIFNTFGDELLQPRPAPTTHTRVGTGQGWDLILTL